The DNA segment ttaatatatacttgattatagtcaattatttgtttattttagatAATCAGATCTTGTTTTAAGATGTGTTTGTCTTAGATGTAAATAATACTTTGtttgataagataaaaatttgtttgaaaatataaaatcatttcattagtaaatttaaattcagtaaataattacttgttttaagtttacatctttttattgaagaaaaacattttgctccaatatataaatttcattgatcatattaatttttacgtaaacaaaataattaaattgatattatatgtatataacgaatttactataattaagtatgtgtatgtaatatcaatttaattattttgtttacgtaaaaatttatttgatcaatgaaaagatgtaaacttaaaacaaataataaattactaaatttaaatttagtaataaaataattttatattttcaaacaaatttttatcttatcaaacaaaaaattatttacatctaTTAAAAACAcatcttaaaacaaaatgtaattttctaaaGTAAACAAATGATTGactataattaagtatatatgtGTCGCAATAAAAGGTTTATAAATGAAAAcagcttgaaatattataaatgtttttttatttgtcttcaATCATTTAAACAATTTCACTATAAACAATTAGAAGGTACATAAAGTTTAAGATCGgacattgtatgtatattttgtacTCTATTATTAGAAAGATTTTTATAGTTCACAAATCCCCACTCTTCTGTCTCTGTGATTTCAAAAGCGCTTAAATGAAAACAGTTTTCTACAATTTGAATTgtgcaatacaaaaaaaaaatttcttttacaaaactgactattataaattttattttaccgaGAGAAACGTCAAAGttgtttgtattataattaataacattatttatttcataacgCGTCCCATTTATCCTTATCCAAGAgtagcaattaaaatttataaaatcatttgaagataaatattctttaaatttttcaaattgactTGTTAATCTCAGTTTTCCAAAAGAAAGACCATAAGAAAGATCATCAGAAAATCCAATATTACGAACTATTCTATGAGAAAATTGTAATTGATGTTTTATTGCTAAACTATATGAAGGGTTTTTACGACTGGTGATAATTTTACTAGTTTCTTTTATTTGCTTGTGCTTGGCTTCGTAACGTATACTGGACATATTTTTGAATGGACCAAATAAACGCATAATTCGAGGATAATGCAGGAGAATATGAtgcttaaatttaaagttgcatttaaataattatttataggaTGTTAAATATTGGAaaactaatttttcaaaaatttcaataatttcttcgTTAATAGCATCTGCTATTGCTATGCACACAATTTTacgcattattaaatataattgccaatatttattattacttttaattaaatcaccAACGAACAGACCgagattttttattagataatgCATTTCAGATGCTGATAATATAATTAGTTCTTTTTTAATGGAATCTGATTGTATAGGTGGTGGAACATTAGAGTCGGCAGTATGATTGAAACAGTTAATTCGTTCGTTCAAAACATCCAAggtaaaaaagttttctttattaataaaattattcaaaattttagccAAATCGTATCTGCATATCCCTTCGAATAAATCGTGCATTGGGTCCACTGAAAAATTTTGAGTTACatgataatttgatattacatgaaatacacaattttctttaattccaaAAGTTTTTTCACTgcaatgtgtaaaataattttctcttgtTCTTAACTTTTctggtttttcttttttttgttttaccatTTCATCTTTAGAAAGCGTACAAACTCGACAACAGTATGAGGAATTAAAACTTTTCGAAAAACCAAGAATTGTATTCAGTCCTAAGTTGTCACCTACTatataagttaaaacaaaaaaaattttcttttcctctccATCGATGTTGATAATAATTCCATTATTTTGAAGATCAATGATTTGCTTTATGATgagatgaaaaatgtttttattcccTAAAACGTTGTGATCCTGAGAATTatgtaattgatataaaaaaatattttccaatttacTAACGTATTCCGTGGGTAAAATTGGAATAGAACAGTACACTGCGCCTATCTTGTTGACGGTTCTATGCGTCCCTAAaggattattaatttctatgtcatcaaaatacaaaactaaaggaaaaataattttatcagtttgactagctacgatttttttccaaaaatcacCTTTAATTACCGAATTAATGACCAAACTTCTGTTACATTTGTCTACAAACTTCATTATAGCAGAAAAAACCATTGgcatctctaaaaatttttttaatactaattttataggTATTATGCTCAATGTTCTTTTACGGATTACGAAacatgttttactttttaatttaccatattttaaaaaagatctaATAATGACTTTCTTTGGCgggaaaaaacaatttattttactcaaaaattttaatgtcaaaTGTTCTGTTCTAAATATGTTAAAACCATTTTTCATCACATCTAACATATCATGTAATTcagtattttgaaatttacatttcaaaaaatctaaacaattattaatatacgttgtacatatatcaataataattttatggatTACTTTTCTGTTTAAACTTCCACAGGCATACAGTTGCGTTACCAAGCAAAGAGCAAAATTGAAAAccttacttttaaaataatcaatactgAATTCTTCGTTATTGTATAACGTTTCCGATAGATCTTTCAATGGTTCAGTCAGAATAGTTTTATGTTGTTCTATtgtatttgtttctttaattaaatgtacaacATCTTTATTCGCGTTATTTGATATTTCAGTTATTTCATAAGATCATTTTTGTACAGaatgttcattttttatatgtttcattaatgaataaacacaagcaaatttataaaagcaatctgtaatattacattgcaccTCATAATTCATAAATGCTTTatgttttaaagaataaatgGGAGCAGAAAAAGcaagaaaacattttctatGAAACGCAATTTAACATAAACTTAAAATCTACATAaatacaagataaaataaacataataaatgatattatatcGATATTATATCGGGCGCTTTCAGTTTacagtatattattatatatttcgtgACTTATCGCAAgactaaatattgtaataaaaaaacaagaaaatattttctttcgtgcattttatattaaaataattctttgtacTCATTCCATTTGTTCCTCTTCGGTATTTCCCTTAGTTAGCTGTTTTACTGCATGTTCAATAGATATGATATGCTTATCACAGGGCAAATAGAAGGCTTGAAACTCTTATTCCGTATTCTTTTCATATGTTTTGGCGGATACAAGTGAGGGAGTAAACTTACACTCATGGCCACTAATGcatctgtaatataaattaatgacttgaaacttaataaaaaattagaaacttccatacatttttagaaataaactgCATGTATTTACTGTCTGAAACATCTTTAGATTTCATAGATTCCAGAAGCATCTTTGCTGTTTCGTCTTTGGAGCTAAGAGAGGCGTGCTTTAGCaaagtatcaaaaaaattaaaccaaACATCTTTATCCAAATTTACTTTGGATAAATTTAGGCATTGAAAATcagtattaattaattcatgTCCACTAGCGTGCTTATAGagtttccatttttcaaatatatccaCCAAATTAGTGTCACTTGATTCTTTTAAAGCTTTGGTTCGATGAGCAGAAGTTTTTCTCCAATGGTCTAAAACCATGTCCCAAGGAGCTTGATTTTTGTCTAGCCAGTCTAACGCCTCTTGAATATCATCTTGTATTGTTTCTATAAGATGTAATATGTATAcgaattatgttattataaaaaaatgataatgaaagtTTTTAATGTGCAAggtaacaaattatataatatagaaagatataaatcaatttttacgaGAATATGATGCACCTTTGtgcttctcaaaaattatttgttaaaaataaaatatatttttaattttaattcaaagtttattttttatcttgttcacaAAAAAGTTATCTTACCGGGCTCTATACTTCGATTGTTTGTTTTTTCCTCATCTATTATCCTtctatgcaattttttatattgacacTGACAGTTTCGCCACATACTAATTAACTTTCCACGAGCAAGAATGGATTTATtacagagaatttttttttttattggtgaCATAAAATACGTATTTGCTGCTTCAGATGGGAATATATCGACGATCATTTTAACAATCGTGTTTGCTAGCGCGTTATCTAatctatgaaataaaaaatacaagtaaaaataaaaatctatggaattaatctaaaaattttcagataaaactattaaacaatataaaatcaatattttaaaacaattttatctattaattgttttaaatctaTACGTCTTTTAAGTATCAGTATAaagtcttttaatattttacatgtcaAAAAGATTTGCTACATTTGTAATTCTCATTCagtcattattttgttttcgagaaatataaaaaaaattttgttaaaaaactaaaattgttcaaaaaaaaattttttatttgatcaactgtaactttattaatttttagaatttttatagctcttaaaatatgttttaaattctaaatattaaaaaaagtttacaaataattcatttttgcCTAACATCAATAGAGTTTCATCTTAAATTTAGTACACacttttttcaagtattttccTTATAGATCTATTTTCCAAATCTGTTATgataatgttacataatttattcCTATATTTGTCTGGAATAACCTCATTCTCTTCAAATGAGGTTAAAATCTCTTTTCCTAACATAGATTCCATGAGTAGATCCTTTAGAGGTTTCAGTGAttgtttatcattaatatatgaAACATTCGCAAAACTGgatgaattttctttttcttttgcttttttagCTGTATTCATCTGACTTTTGGGTATTACAGAATTATCATCTCTATTCTATACAcacaaatttttcgaaaaaaatttagtatttcaaTGACAATGATTTTTAcagggagggttccgatagcgcacatcccaatagcccaccaaccaatcatcttgacttatctaacccaacctacggaaaatctctaggcatctgccattgtgagtggtttgttgctatcgggatgtgtgctatcgggacccgccgatttttacatattagagtgagcaagttaaaataaaaatagtatgtAATAATTGAAGTTAATATTGTCCTAATATTGCGTTATacacatttcaaataaaacattgcaTTTATTGCATAGCTTTTGGAAGAACAGAATTGTaactatttcttatttattataatggagttcatgtataatattttaagcgaATTgggcaaaaattgaaataaaaaattgtgcaaaaaaaatatgaatttaaacaCGAATAGATCGTTGGAGTCATATTTTATCGTACAAAATTTTACTtgttaaattcaaatttctttttgtttttataaaacttgtttctttatttaaagcAGTAGTTGTATACTATCACAtaggattataaaaattttgtacagaaattaaaaattatttactttaaccCATAATTTTGGTTTAAAcactgtatttttttaaactgcaacttactcttttattatttgcatgatGATTATTATTTGATTCATCTATGCACAAATGTTTATGCCAATAATTAAGGAAAATGGCTCTATCACCAATAATAGGTATAAGATCACCTATTAATGCTTctgtcattatttttaaaatatccatGGTAATATTAgttcctaaaaaaaaaagtaaatatttttgatgatgCTGAAGCTAGCGGTCACTTCTAGTGTCCATATTTGCAAAGCCAGAATAATGAATCCATTGCAGTAAAATTTCGTTGTAGCAAGAAAGTCAGATTTCGGTTTGAGAGTCATTTGttagatgaaataaatattaattcaaaaacataaatttttacttgattCAAGTGATTggatttcataatttatattattaacaattagcaGCCAGATCGTGCACAAGTCACACGCATGGTGgtagaattttagaaaaaattcaaaaatgtagTATGGGGCGTAAGAAACCGAAAAACTTTGCACTTTTTAGTATCGCGTAttcattgtttaattaaaaaaaatttaaacaatgagtgcgcgatactgaaaaatttaaatttttagtttcctTATGTCCCACAttacttcataattatttctgaAACTCTACCACCATGCGTGTGACTCGTATACGATTTAGCCGTTAattgctaataatttttaaataaacaatgagTGCGCAATACtaaaagtgaaaagtttttTGCTTTCCtgtgtgtgagtaataattttttgtaatccaagtctccttatttataaaatgttgaagagaacaaatattctagtcaaATCATGTAGactagtaaataaatgtttaacttatattaattacatattattttttcaacaagaaattaatgtcttacaacaccgtaattgttgttattctttagtgtagttgTTATtctgtagtgtcgttttattttgtagtaaatgtttttctcaatgtctgcgttttcatgttagacacagactgtcctcgaaatgtttttgtcatcctatgcgagaaaaatatgcattcaactttcattgagaacatttttctttatctcttatagtttcgacgatacacgcttcgaaagaaaaaacccgattttcttcaaaggggtgtttcacccttagaagtgtattaggacacgtgtaaaaaatacgtgtcccttattttaatctgtacaacatattaaaggcacgtcgaaatcggagggagtcacttccgtagcgcacgaacgcgcggacgggtgcgcgtaccgtgcgtatagagaggtttttaattatttttggaaaatgggaatgttgtatcgtaactttatcatataccgttaaattcgtaataaaataagctttattttgcttataaaaaaaataaaaatcttgaaaaaaataggtaaatggtgggggaaaatatttaaaaaaaattttttttttttatttttttccgctgttataaattactcttcgagccattcaactttcatttgaaacatttttttctatctcttatagtttcgacggcatacgcttcaaaagaaaaaaaccgattttcttcaaaggggtgtttcacccccttaaagtgcgtatgggcacgtataaaaaaatacgtgtcccttatttttatctgtactacaacatattaaaaactcgttttaatctgaggcggacacttccctgtgtttccttgttagttacTTAAAATAGTGCACTTTAAATATGATTACAATCCGTTACTTTAccgattaacactttaatactttatatcgtatattattatataattctttattaatttttttttgtaaagttttgattaatttttacgtgatattttgtaaaaactgttgaaaggttgtattaaaatcagatcaataatcttcacgtttgtaagttagagaataaaaataatactcaagtatccatatatttcattgatttttattacattattattattattattattattattattattattatttattgtgccatattaatcgcgcgtattgtcatttgtaaatcatgcgtatgcatgtattgCCATTGTAacgtacataataaaaaaagagtgggcgctttctagtctctctacgtccctgcgcagaaatcatccgaaatcctctttctgaattttacggcctaaacgtagcacggaaaacgtgtTGGGTCGAGAGGAGaatgaagaggagggtatccatagagataacatcgccgcttgctccatgtctatcaccgcgatgctttctctctctaactgaaggcctaaacaattaaaggacaatcacgttaaaagaaaaagagagaaagagagaaagagtgagagagagagagagttgcgtcaagatttaaaaaaattaaaaaagctaattttttcaaaagcataatttgaagacatttaaataataaagaattatgtaaaagtaaaaagatggtatatttattcgtggaaagacatttatttcttcttcatcatatgatgcgatgttaattacaattattttttaagtaaaataaatgtttctttattaaagaaccaaattctctctgttactattaaacatcttttttaagtaaaaatatgattgtgcaaaatatgggcataaacgtattgatatgtattaatatcaatgttaatgtaaataattcagactataataaataaaaaattacgcgaaagtagacgtaattaatcatttgtgcacattctcgacccctgggggtcgatcatgaaactttttccctaaggcggaaacgtgaaaagtgaaaaatttctccattaacttcaatggtaaagattttcacttttcacgtttccgctctagggaaaaagtttcatgatcgactccctgttctggatgcaacacacgcgatacgcgtcagattttatttacagcaaaatggatgttaatacggacaacaacccacatccatctctcgagaaatggatgtaggttgttgtccgtgctaacatccacactgtttttaacggcgggttgcaaaatggatgtgacacgtagttcccattctggccagaacagatgtgcgtcactagtgtacgggagtttcaaagcgttataggaaaaaggccgccgtggccgctctcaggttcctctctgatagaggctgcgttccgaaattcactgccagtactgaaaatctatagtatacgtaacatgaactatagattttcagtacttgcagtgtatatcggaacgcagccatagTCTAAGCTTTTATCAATACAAAACTGGAGCATATTCACTAGATTTTgaccaataaaattatacatagtaAATTTACTTCTTAAACCCATGGGATATTCTTATTTGGAATATTGGCTACACtgacgaaaaaataaaagaatgtgaAAGAGAAGACGCTAATCTTATCATAACGGTAGTGAGCAGTTTGCATTAATTTGTTTCATTAGTCTTACAAATGTTGACATGTAACGTAATGTAGAATCGTATCGATTGGGGGATTGCGTTGTTGAGACATGTATACCAAAAGTCATAATTTCACTGTCATGTGTTATGCGATGTGATAATTACAAAGTATTCACTACAATGATGACTGATCGTATCGACACTTCTCTGTCATTTACAATGAAAAAAGAACAGAATGTTTGTAATGACAGCGACAGTGATATTAGCATGGATAATGGCAATGACTTCTCATCTGTGTCCCTACCGACATTTTCTATTAACAATTCTAT comes from the Solenopsis invicta isolate M01_SB chromosome 14, UNIL_Sinv_3.0, whole genome shotgun sequence genome and includes:
- the LOC120359602 gene encoding uncharacterized protein LOC120359602, yielding MVLDHWRKTSAHRTKALKESSDTNLVDIFEKWKLYKHASGHELINTDFQCLNLSKVNLDKDVWFNFFDTLLKHASLSSKDETAKMLLESMKSKDVSDNALVAMSVSLLPHLYPPKHMKRIRNKSFKPSICPVISISYLLNMQ